The following proteins come from a genomic window of Gossypium raimondii isolate GPD5lz chromosome 5, ASM2569854v1, whole genome shotgun sequence:
- the LOC105770194 gene encoding olee1-like protein — MAKLLLFIALFVVPCLVSATRMVKNPLVVQGQVYCDHCRAGFETPKTRNMAGAKVKVVCSNRKTGDVVYEKEGHTDSTGQYKIAVSEDHLDEICDAVLVKSSQPECAEMSPGRERARVVLTNFNGISSNTRFANAMGFMANKAEAGCAEVMKVYQEEDD, encoded by the exons ATGGCCAAATTATTGCTGTTCATTGCACTATTTGTGGTTCCATGTCTTGTTAGTGCTACACGCATGGTGAAGAACCCGTTGGTGGTTCAAGGTCAAGTTTACTGTGACCATTGCCGTGCTGGGTTTGAAACACCAAAGACTAGAAACATGGCTG GTGCCAAGGTTAAGGTGGTATGTTCCAACCGGAAGACCGGTGATGTCGTGTACGAGAAGGAAGGACACACGGACTCAACCGGACAATACAAGATCGCTGTCTCCGAGGATCATTTGGATGAGATCTGCGACGCTGTTCTCGTTAAGAGCTCGCAGCCGGAGTGCGCTGAAATGTCACCGGGACGTGAACGTGCACGCGTGGTCTTGACCAACTTCAACGGCATTTCATCCAACACCCGTTTTGCCAACGCAATGGGGTTCATGGCCAACAAGGCTGAAGCTGGCTGTGCTGAGGTAATGAAGGTGTACCAGGAGGAAGATGATTAG